Proteins found in one Candidatus Deferrimicrobium sp. genomic segment:
- the trpE gene encoding anthranilate synthase component I has translation MIVPDKEQFLRQAEVGTLVPVFREYHADLETPVSAYLKISARFPTDHFLLESVEGGEKWARYSFIGFDPHLRFRADAKGISVQQGGETRDVPVTGDPLDALAGILKEIRYRPAPGLPRLSGGAVGYIGYDYVRYLEKVGGNRPLTDAPDAMFLFPSRLVIFDNVRHTILIVAHGSVRAGEDPGAAYGRTLEAIEEVRGILHVPLEGSEVPDRDDGGEPPTFEMARGTFLDAVRKAKEHIRNGDIIQAVLSNRATVRTRRTPAEVYRVLRALNPSPYMYLLRMGNLSVVGSSPEILVRLEGDEIQLRPIAGTRPRGATPSEDRRLEAELLSDPKELAEHVMLVDLGRNDVGRVAAWGSVKADELMGIERYSHVMHIVSNVVGKLRAGLTAFDVLRAAFPAGTVSGAPKVRAMQIISDLEPFRRGIYAGAVGYFDLQGSMDFCIAIRTIVMSEGEAMIQAGAGIVADSDPAREWDEILSKAKILFRAVGVSPDGLEAQ, from the coding sequence CTGAAGATCTCGGCCCGGTTTCCGACCGACCACTTTCTGTTGGAGAGCGTGGAGGGAGGGGAGAAGTGGGCCCGGTATTCTTTCATCGGTTTCGACCCGCATCTCCGGTTTCGAGCCGACGCGAAGGGGATCTCGGTTCAACAGGGAGGGGAGACGCGGGACGTTCCCGTCACCGGGGATCCGCTCGACGCGCTCGCGGGCATCCTGAAGGAGATCCGGTATCGTCCCGCGCCGGGACTCCCGAGGCTTTCGGGCGGGGCGGTCGGCTACATCGGATACGACTATGTCCGGTACCTCGAAAAGGTCGGGGGAAACCGGCCGTTGACCGACGCTCCCGACGCCATGTTCCTCTTTCCGTCCCGGCTCGTGATCTTCGACAACGTCCGGCACACGATCCTCATCGTCGCTCACGGTTCGGTTCGCGCAGGGGAGGATCCGGGCGCCGCCTACGGTCGAACGCTTGAAGCGATCGAGGAAGTTCGTGGAATCCTCCACGTGCCGCTGGAAGGATCCGAGGTCCCGGACAGGGACGACGGTGGGGAGCCCCCGACGTTCGAGATGGCCCGAGGGACGTTTCTCGACGCAGTGCGCAAGGCCAAGGAGCACATCCGGAACGGCGACATCATTCAGGCGGTTCTCTCCAACCGGGCCACCGTCCGCACGCGGCGGACTCCCGCCGAGGTGTATCGGGTACTTCGCGCCCTCAATCCCTCCCCCTACATGTACCTGCTGAGAATGGGGAATCTGTCGGTTGTCGGTTCCTCGCCGGAGATCCTCGTCCGGCTTGAGGGGGATGAGATCCAGCTCCGGCCGATTGCGGGGACGCGCCCAAGGGGCGCCACCCCTTCGGAAGACCGACGGCTGGAGGCGGAGCTGCTGTCGGATCCGAAGGAACTCGCGGAGCACGTTATGCTTGTGGACCTTGGCCGAAACGACGTCGGCCGGGTCGCGGCGTGGGGATCCGTGAAAGCCGACGAACTGATGGGGATCGAGCGGTACTCGCACGTCATGCACATCGTTTCGAACGTGGTCGGGAAGCTTCGCGCGGGGCTCACGGCGTTCGACGTGCTCCGCGCTGCATTTCCCGCGGGGACGGTCTCGGGAGCACCGAAGGTACGGGCAATGCAGATCATCTCCGATCTCGAACCGTTCCGCCGCGGGATCTACGCGGGGGCGGTGGGATATTTCGACCTGCAGGGAAGCATGGACTTCTGCATCGCCATCCGGACCATCGTGATGTCGGAGGGGGAGGCGATGATCCAGGCCGGGGCGGGGATCGTAGCGGATTCCGACCCGGCGCGGGAGTGGGACGAGATCCTGAGCAAGGCGAAGATCCTTTTCCGCGCCGTTGGCGTTTCGCCGGACGGGCTGGAGGCGCAATGA